The nucleotide sequence TTTTAAGCTGAGGACATTTGATTTTGACTATTTTCCCTTCCTATTTTTTCTATCTGAATGAATGTTTCTATGTGTTTTCAAATCCTTGTCGTTTTCGGTGGTTCCTCCTATAATAACTCCCTTACCGTATAGCTGTAGAGCGCAGTGCACTTAAAGATAGCCTCTTTGGGCTCTGGGACTATTGGTTCGTCCttgtcctcctcctcctcgccAGCTCCCCAGTTGACCTCAGTGGGATCATCCCAGCCACCGGCGCTACTGGCCATTACGGATGAGGATGCAGCGGCTGCCGAAGAAGTGGCCGCCACCGATGGACGCACCTCGGGCTCTTCGTCACTATCGCTAAAGGTGCGATCCCTGGAGAGCTGCTGCTCCGGCTTGGCCTTCGTCTGGGCAGATGCCTGAGCTTGGGTCTCCTCCTTGTCGCTGTCGTAGAAGGAATCCGAGCTGGGATTCTCCCCCTGTCCGGAGGCATCCGTGCGCATCGAAATGGAACTGGCCGAACGCGTCAGCTCCTGTACGCCCATAATCTCGGCCTCCTGCACCCACTCATCCACGTTGATGCCACCATCCCGCAGACACTGCAAACAAGCCTCCGCCTTGGTCTTCTCCGTCTCGGATCGACGGATTTGATCACGGAATTCCTCGATCTTTGTGTCCAGATCCGGTCCATTTGGATCGTTGGGATCGGTGCGCTGGCCAGAATCCCGCAGTGACTGGCACAGGGCCAACTTCTTGGCATTCTCCCGGATCGAGGCATTCTCCTTGACCACCCTTCCGGCCAGATTCTTGGCCTCCTTGGTCAGGGTCTCGGCGGCGGACTCGTGCTCCGCGGTAACCTTGCGCACCGGATCATTGTCACATGCCTCGAAGTCGTACTGGATGTGCTGCTTGAGCACCGGATAAAACAGGTAGCAGCACTGCAGGTTGTATTCCCGGGTCAACTGCTGCGCCTGGTCACGGATTTTACCGAAGCTATTCTGAGTAGCCGAGCAAGTCAACAGCTCTGTGCGTCTGGAAAAAACAATCGTAAAATGGTGATTCATTTCTATTATAATACTAAACATGTATACAAAAATTCAATAGTTAGGATCAATGCATagcattttttataataagtatATTATTCATTCTTAACAACTCAAACATTAAAACGAAGGAATTTAGGtctcgtaaaattaaaatttcccATATCATACAACTATAGTTAACTTTGATCAAGTTAGGCTTGTGTAGACAAATATGATAGTTATCTGAAAGAGCTAGCCATGTAAGCGACGCCAATTATTATCAGAATGCAATTGCCGACACAACTAACCGATGATTAAGAAATAGTTTTGGACTAGTAATATTGATTATTGATTTTCATCAATAcactttaattttaaaaaaacatactTAATTTTATATATCCAAGTTCCACTAGACTTACCCCATTAGCATCAGGTACTCGGCGACCCGCTCAAAGACATAGTTCTCCATGGTGGTCATCGTGGTCTGCAAATCCACTGTGAAGTAGCGATTCTGATGGGCGTTGGCCGCTGCCAAGCTGAGTACATAGTCATTCCGTGCCCCTGATGACTTCTCCTCGAGCAATTCCTTGCGAGAGGTAACCCGGGCGCTGTTCTTCTGCAGCGAAGTGATTGACTGAAAGAAGGAGCCCTTCTTTTTCTTAAGCTTCTCCTCGATATCGCGGGCCTTATCCCGGACATCATGGGCACAGTGCTCCTCGTCAAAGTAGGATTTCTTGGTCTTGTCCACGTCACCCACACTCAAGTGGAGTTCTTTCTGTACGTTGACAATTCCGGAGAGCGAGCGCTTTGCTATGGCCAACTTATAATCCCGAAGGACCTTAGCCTCGTCTGCGATTTGCTGTTGGAAAACCTCTATAGCGGCCAATCGAGCCCGGGCCAACTTTTCGTTCTCCTCGAGAACCGTGCGCCAAACGCTCCACATGTTCCTGTAAGAAacgatataaatattttaaaagttaagatagttaaaattttttaggaTATTATAGATTTCTTTGGAACCTTTGAACTTCAAATAAAGCTAAGAACGCATACCCACCATCGCTCTTCCATGCCATCCATCTTTATATCTGGTATATTGGGTATCTTCTTGTTGAGATACTGCGATGAGATCTTAAGCAGTGACTCGCTGTACGACTTCTCGACAGCCGAGCGCTTGATGGTAAACTGGCGAATGTCCTCCAACAGGTCGCACTCATGTTGGTTCTTCAGCTGCAGCTTGGCCACCTGCTCCGTGTGCAAATTCTTCAGGAATTTCACATAGTTTCCCTGGGTGATTAGAAGGTATACAATTATTGGGGAACTGCATTTTgtcatttgaatttttttcaAGCTTTACCTTACGCGGCGGCGGCTGCATCTTGGGGCTTTTTCTACGGCAATCGGGTCACTCTAcgatttgttttttttcttttcgaGCTCCGAAAAATGGCGTTACATTACCTCTAGCAACTGCAAAAAGTAGGATGATATGAATGCGATGTTTGGGAtataataatacaattttagCGAAGAATTCGACCATTACTGATCATCTTACATTCTATGGATATTATAGTGTTTATTATtcaaatgattttattttaataattttaatttattttctttcaaATGCTTTTTTATCCAGGAAATTATTATAACCAAAAATAAAGATTAGATATATTGGCTCTATTTGCATATGAATATTTTATCATATTATTTTTGTCTGTGTAACTGGGTGGTATATGTGGGTGGTTGTGTGGTTTTCTTAAGCCGTTAATGGATTGGCTACGCAGCAACTGTTCTCAAAACTTATGTAACGAAAATGCAATGAAAACTAGCATAGAAACTTTTAAGAATACTATGGATTTCTTCAAGCTAAAATTTGTGCTATTTTTAGCAGGACATTTTCACTGGAGTAGCCCACGCAGAAGCCCCTGTTTTCGGGTATCGTATCGATTTCTTAGCCCCCAGACTAGCTTATTATTTTCTCCAACTACGGTATTCAAAACACTTGGCTAACACTTTTTTTGGACATGGCCGGGTTGGATAGTTGTTTTTCAGCTGGATTAGTACTTTTTGGGGGTCTTATCGCTGGGTTTTTCACTGAAATTATTAGACTTTCTGGGCAGCTAAAATCCGTTGCTTACTTATCGATTTCGATTTTCACGACGTTTGTGAGGGGACTTTTTTCACATGCACCGTTAACTGCTGCTGCGCTGCTGCTGCGCAGGAAGAGAGCGCCAAAGAGAGCAGTGAGAGAAAGTTTGggggagagagagagaaagtaGCCGCGTTTCATTCATGGCGTCAAGTGTCTTGAGGGAtgggttttttgtttttacccCGTCAGCTGCTTGATAACACTTCGAGTGTAACGGCACTTCAGCGGAATTATAAAAAAACTAACGAATATACTACCTTGGAATCGATTCCAATATGATCTTGACACCTGGCGTACTACGACTGTTTCCAAAAATATGCGCCCGCATGGTAATACACATATGCTGGGGCAATCAAAAATGGTTTAATTGATAACTTCTGATATAGGCCGAGGCATATGATAAGATTTTTCCAGTCGCGCCCAAAAGTATGCTTCAAAATTTCATAACGTCACGGAATTTTTAGAACCTTTCTGTAAAATATTCGCTAGAGCTGCCAACTTGGCTATTAAAAGTCGTTTCCGATCATAATTTTTAGTCAATCCTTTGTACCTTAAGCTTTTTATAAGTCAAAAACAAGAGTAAAGTTTTCACtagatttattaaaaatataatcctGACTTTTAAGTTTGTAcatttttaatcttttttgaaatttgttataacttttattttcttggAACTAGcgacattttaaaaatattttggcaTCACTGCTCGTGACTAGCTATCGATAGAACACAATCGCCGGGGGAATGTGACCAGAGGGCGATAGTGTCATTCttggtattttaaaatcacTTAGCAATTTGTACTTTGTTGTTTTCATGTTTTCCCCTCGGAAATGGCCACGAAGCTAAATGTAAATATCCGGACCCTGCTGGCCAACTGCGAGGACCTGGCCAAGAGCGAGCAGAACTTCTGGCGCCTGCAGAAGTTCATCAAGTCCCTGGACACAATGCTCGCCGAGTTGGAGGCGATGGATGATCCGCAGAGTGCCACCCGTATCCCGGGCTATAAGGAGCGCCTGAAGGCCCTGAAACTATCCACGGGATTTACGGAAGCCCCCAGCTCCTCAACAAATACTTCCTCGCAACCTTCTTCAGTCAGCGAAGCCGGGGAAAATGCACTGAAAGAAATGAGGCAGCTGCAGAACAGCAAACATCACAACGAACTGCGAAAGGAGCTGCTGCAGGGTAATGAAGGTTCCAGAAGGCCGTTAGAAATAATGTTAATctatattaatttatattgtAACCTTAGCTATACGAAAtctatacaaatttttttctaattttgataaaaatccttatttttaccatttatatttgttaattGGTGAGTAACTAAAGAGAAAACGCATCAAGATAGTAACCACTTCTATAGATCGGTAAAagtagaacaaatagatctTTAAAAGTATGCTTCAGTAGTTTGTAAATTAAGTAGTTCCTAAATGCTTTTAAGTAGTTTGTCCCTGATTTACAatcaacaaatttttaaaattgttcaaTCCTTTTTAGATGGAGATGCCCTGCGTAGGCGTCGAGTTATAGAGGATTCGTCTGCTAGTCCCAGTGGTACCACCGTACAGACAACTTCTGGCGATAATATGAACGAAGCTGCCAAGTATTATACAAATGCCCAGGAAAAGATCACCGAGCACATGCTCTCGCTGACCAGGAATTTGAAGGAGCAGACGGAGACTGCTAACCGTATTATCCGGAGGGATACCGAGGTTGTGTCTCGATCCACCGGAATGGCTGATCGCAATATCAATTCCCTGGGAAAAGAGGCTGAGAAACTGGAGCAGCATTCAAAAAAAGCCTACAAGTGCTGGCTGTGGCTGATGATTGTCTTTGTAATTGTCACTTTCATAGGTGAGTCATGAAAAAATTCAGATTGGGATCTCAAGAAATAAATCCCCCTTTCGTAAATTCAACTTTGTATCTACCaaactatatattttatttttattttaaatagtttCCTAGTTTCCAAGTCTAATGGCTTACTTTTAGTTTTCCGATATATAAAATCAAAGTTGAGCTTTTTTACTTAAACTATAAGTAGAAGAACGAAAAATTGTAACACTgaattacataaatatttattacctagccagttaaatttaaaaataaaatcgagtaaaaaagctttttttttgcatataTCAGAAAAACACGTTTTTAATGACTCAGCTTAAAAGCAAATTGTTTTAATTGAATCGATTTATTGCAGATTGACTGTTGCTTAATCATACTAATGAGTTTGTTCCCCTTATATTTTGCAGGTATGGTGTTGTTTATGAAGATTATGAAGAAAAAGAAGACGTAGGAACAGGATTGTACTCTAAGTAAGCTCTAAACGCTGGTTCCGCTCCCGAGTTCAAAGGTTATCCCCCAAGCAACGTGTAAACAGACCCACATTAAACGATCGAAAGCCGCCCAGCGATTTATTTATGAATAGTTTATGTACAAGCTAAAGCATTTAGAATATGTTTTTTGAGCATTTTGGTTCTTTCAATAAGTGGATCCGTATCTTTGTCTTCAGACCTATTCGGCGGCTATGAGCTCTGTTACGCCATTCTTCGTGATCAGCTGCAGCAGAGATCCAGTTTTGGGCCTCTCCTGAGCTTGAGTCCACTTGAGGAAGAGGCCGGCCACCTCGGTTAGAGGAGTCCAGGTGCCAAAGTCTGCGTTCGGCATCCATTTGCGGTTCATGGGAGTATCTAGGGTTACGGGAAGAATGGACACGGCCAGGGAGCCCGCTGGAAGACCGGATTTCTCAGCGCCCAGAGATCGGGTGAGCTGGTGGACAGCTGCCTTGGCCATTCCGTAACCAATCATGCCGGGAGTGCCCTCCAGAGCGGGCTTAGCTCCAGTCAGGGCCAGCAGTCCTCCCTCCTTGAGATGCTGGGCCGCCACAGCTGCGGAAATGGCCGAGGTCCAGACGCTCTGCTTCCACATGAGATCAGCATTCTTGGCCAGATCCTTCTTGGCATTGCCACCGGCCCAGCCGCCAGCCACGCAGATCACGGCATCCAGTTTCTCGCCGGCCAGGGATTCGCCCACCTTGGACACGACCGTTTCCTCCTGCTCCGACCAAACAGCATCGCGTGGCACCACGATGCTAACGTCTGCCTTCTCGTTCTCCGACAGGTCGATGCTGCCCACCCACTGGACGGGATTATCCAGGTGAAGGTCGAAGGGGAAAACAATAGTTAATGAGGCATTATTTTTGCTTATAATTATTTACACTTAAGTGAAAGGTAACTCACATAATTGTTGGCTTTGAAGTGATCGACACAGGCCGAGCCCAAGGCTCCCTTGCCGCCGTAAATAAACACTCGACCTGCGGACATGATGCGTGCTGCCAGTTTTAAAGCTTGGTTTCAACTAAATGCAAAGAAACACGAGAATTCCGACTTCAGTGAGTCAAAATCGGGCGGGAGCTTTGAACGCAGCTGGGGTTTTTAACCGCGAGACCAGTTCTACCGGAACTAATCGGAAGAATAAATTTGAAGTCGAGTTTAAGCTTGAGCTTCGGCCTGTagcttttaatttgtttcgGGGCTCCGTGGAAAAATCagacaacagcagcaacaagtGGAAAATCAATAATATGGGCAAAGAACGGCTGGCAAGGTCACACTGGCGCGAAAAGGcgttattttggtatttttttccAGTATCCAACAGCTGTTCGATCACCCGTCTCACTCTCGCGCTGCTCGCTGCTCTTTTTTGAAAAGGGAAATGCGTGAAATTCGTGCGCCGCATTTCCACCAGACCAGAGTTACGCGCCGTAGCTGTGTTTTTCACTCAGTCCCACCAGTCGCCGTCGCGTTACGTCACGAGAGCAGTTGTAGAATTGTATATCGCCAAACGGTAAATATTGAAGGGAGTTTTCTTTGGCTTCGCCTGGGTTTTCCTTTGAAACTGCCCCCCCCATACCACCAACACCACCCGCGCTGAATTTTCCTTGGCCACCAATTAATTggagaaataaaaataaaaacacatgtGTCTCGctctgtgttttgttttttcggCTGCCCAAGTAGACGGCGCGTAGTTTTTCACTTTGACGGGAGTTTTCCTTTCGGTCATCGCCTCACACTCATTTCTAATTGTGATTCGTAGGAAGTAAGTTCTCTAgtgcaaaataaatattcaagtAAAATAGTTATAAATCGGAACACAACAATAAATACAAGCAAACACCACCAAGTATCGaaaatagaaaaataaatttataaaaaaaaaagaaaacaagaaaatatcCAACTTAAACTCGTCGCTCCCAACGTCTTTTGGTCTTCTTGTTCTTGTTCAACGTCCGTTAAAAACCACGCATCAAGATTGAATAATATTATATGTGGATATCTCGAGATATATAACTATATATCCCATGACAAGCGTATGCAAGAGATATAGATGATAAGGCAGCAGCGTTCCGAGAAAGCCACTTGCAACTGTAACTGTAAACTGTGTCCCCTCACGTAAGACGCTACGTAACGACCACGCAGCCTGAGAATAACGTATTGGAAGCAATCGGAAATCTAACGGTGAGTTTTTCCTATAAAAGAAGAAGAGGGTTTCGGGGGGTGTACCTCCTATTGGGGAATGTCACTCGCAGGGAAAATGAAAAATGCCAGGCGAAAATTCTTGGCCATGCAACTCGTTTTGCCGCTCTCCCTCTTTCGCGCAATACTGCCTACGTGTGTgttagtgtgtgtgtgtttatgCAGTGGAAAACGTGTATTCTTGAGGAAAACCAGAAAATCGAAGACCCGGAATTGGGTCAGTGTGTCATTCGCCGTCCCGCTCGCACCGATTCcaattccgattccgattcgaGCTGCTAGTCTGGCTAAAAACTCTGGCTAAAACGTGTTTCGTGCTTAGTCAATTTGTTCTTTTTATCTAGTCGCAGCTGCCTCTGCCTCTGCCGCTGCCGCAGTCGACGTCGCTGCTCTGCCACTTGTCTAAAGAGGCCTAAACAGCATCGCCTCCAGATCCAGAATgcctaaaaaaaaacaatctTTACCACTACAAATGCACGTGTGCGAGCGAGAGGGCCGCGGAAGGTGGGAGGGAGACAGGGACAGAGTGTCTGATTGTCACCGGTGCGGCCAACTTAAATACCCTGTCCCTAGAGTGGGATTTGATGGAATTATCTATGGTTGAAGATCTGTTACAACCTTTAATGAAGCTTGTTGTTCAGCTTAAAGTTATCTAAATTTCAATCTTTTGTATTAGAGAAGTAATGTGAATCGTATTCTTTAtgcaatttttaaaatgtaaaaccTCTGGCGAGCAGAAATAGGTTTATAGATTTATGTAATACTATTTCAACATGAAAGTTTGATTGTTTACAAATTCCCAAAGATTGGGATTAAAACCATGATTATTAAGGGGCATATATTTTCTTCTATGTAAATGTAATATGATTAAATATGCTGCTATGTTTCATATTACTAGTGAAATGATGTAGCTTTTAATAGAGTTCCTTAATAACCTCTTGGAATCTCTGAAAACCTCTTCAGCAGTATCTTAACCATACTACCTAAATCTCAAACTCCAGGCTATCTAGTTCAAGTAAACTTGCCTTTCGGAATGTATTTATAGAACTAAAGTACTTTTATGTGACTTCTGTTTAGTTATGGTAACTTCTACCAAGTATCTCCCAGTCGATAGCTTATCTTTTATAATGTAAAATGATAAATGGCTTGCTCTCTGGCTTTCGTAGTTGGCTCTCTAGTTTTTTTTCGGCCACTCGCTTCTCTTGATCttgcactcggatttcgaccgAAGGTGCAGTCGACGGCGCTGCTGGCGTCGGCAGCGACTGCGACTGCGGCGCTTTTACCTTGAGCCGCCTGCACTTGTCGCAACCCCTCCCCCTTACACCTTCCACATACCGCCCACCCCGCCCCACTCACCACTCACCGTTTGAATTTGAACTTCTGAAAAAAGCCAACACCTTTCGAAATTGTAGCCGCTTTTATTTCTGTTATTTCTTTTGCCACCGACCAGCggcatttttttttatatttctgatGTTTGCTAATAAAATTATTACGACTTGGCCGACAGCGGCTGCTAATGCGTTTTAAGGTCGCCGCCGCCAGCGCCGCTGCTCTTGTTGATTTTGACCCAATAAAAGATCTGATGATGCCCCCGCTTACATTTCCCGGTCCATTTAACATGTGTCCATTGGGCCAGGATCCGATTTGATTTATTTCaaagttatttattatacAACCGGGCgcgaaacaaaacaaacaacatAAAATGGGGAAATCGAATGAGAATGGCAGACAGCTGGTGCTCATTTTCCGGGATGCAAAAAAAAGGGATCAAATTGGGAAGTGCGCAACAAGAAAAGGTCGAGAAAGGGTTAGAAATTAGAACATTAAAGTAGTCCCTAAAAATTATGGTATTCTAAACAAGTGTTACACTCGCAAGTAATCTTTGATACAATCTTATCAAAGCTGTACTTTTATTTGTACCTTATAAGATATCTAAAAGATTTATATGATATCAAATGTTTTATAACACTACATATTAgctttataaaattaaattattttattacaaGAACTAGAATTTCTAAAGGTTATctaaaaagaataaaaaataaggTCGTCAggttaaaatattgtttatgcTAGGGGAAAACATTTCTTATCCCTATAGACAATTTATTTCACGCAAGGTAAAATAAGTATCCAAAAACGGTTCCCTTGACAATCCATCGTTACATCATAACGATTGCGAATTCATGACTAATGGTTGATCATTTTTCTCTCTGTGGGGAATACGGGGGATAGGCTAGGGATAACAACGCGGAAGAGGCTCCATTATAGGTTGCTGGTTTACTAGTTAACTGGGCCCAAACCGAGAGAGCGAAAGGGAAAGGTGGCgaaagaaagagagagagagagacggcGAGGGGGGGTGGTGACACTGACAGTGGAGCGCACCTTCGTCATCGTCAAGCATTCGGACTGTATAAGAGCAATAAATAATGCACACGAAGAGCCAGTGATGAGAGCCAAAGATATGGCAAGATATCGGGGGAGAGATTCGCGAGAGTGATTTGAGAGAAATTCTAGAGAGGGAGAGAGCAGCTCCGCCGCTTTGGGGGGTTGCTTCTGTTTGATTTTTGCACTTAAGAGCGCAAAAAGTGGCTTTGATTTTCCGCCTGCCCTTCTCGCGGAGTTTGGGGCATGCACACTTTGACGGCCGATTTGGCCAACCCCCAGAAGGGAATTCCCAACTTGCCTCATTAAATTGATAACGTTAAGTATTCCTAATTTAATTTGGATTTTGATGGACGAAAATAACTTTGCGTTATTATAATACACAAATGAAAGGAAAGTGAAGACAAGGTTTATTTAAGGTATTAGTTATACGTTCATAGGTCAAGTTTCCttatttataagaaatattttaatgctatGATTGTAAATCAGAGGTTTGCTTATTATAGGAGAAACATATTTTAAGAACATTACTTAAAGCGCAGTgttgattttttttgtataccaaaatattttttatttttagtattttgtCAGCTCATTAATCTATTCCATCTTTATGATATATTTAGAAGTGATCCGTTGAATGCGTTATagatttattttcttttacaATGTTTGGTTTTTATGGTTCGAAAAGTATActtatatatacaattttagctgtttttatgtatgtaaaaataatacataGAAATAAGTGGTAATTTTTCGTAGTGCTTATACTTTTCCCAGCTAGTATCCACTGAAAAATATTTCCTCTTCTTTGGCAACATTGTTGTTGGCGGTGGGCGGAAAAGTGGGTGTTGCGTGGGCAGTCGTCCCACATTTTCATGCCCCCAACACGAACACGGCACACATTTTCTGGGTTCTCTGCGCTTCTCACGCGTCTCTCTCTACATTTCTCTCTCGCTCTTTCTCTGGATGCCGAGTATATAGCCCGAGTTCCAATTGGGATAGGGATGCGAAGGCTACTAGTGCTAAcctatataatttttttgttccGCTTCTAACAACAAGCACATCCTCTGCAAACCGAAAAAGGAAGCAAATCAAAACGCCTGGCAGTTGAAGGTTCTTTTTTTTACGATTTTAAAGCAGTTGCTGATTTTTATATGCTTTTTTTCCGACGTTGACTGAGAGGTAGcagcgcagcagcagcagattttttttgctttgcttCTGGCTTTGAATTTAATGTTAAGTATACGCATCAGTGAACTCAATTTAATTATCATGATTGTTTTGTCCGCTGTCTTTGCTTTCGCTTTGGCTTGCCGTTGatgaaattcaaattttccaACTTCACAAACAGACGCTCTCACATTCACAGAGCCATTTTCCAACGTGTTTTCCGCTTTTTTTCAGCTTATGTAAGTGAAACGCTGAGAGCtgataaaacaaaaaaaaaatggaataaaaaGCTGGCTAGCTAGCTGGTTGGCCATAATTACGAGCTTTAGATTCGCTGGCCGCCCTTCGCCCATTTTTTATCAGTGGCGTTATTTATGCGTCCTCCCACAATGACAAAGTTCCATGGAGTGGGGAGCACTTTTTGATAGACAACAATTGAGCATTTGAAGTGCAGCGTAGCGCAAAGTTCTCTCAAAAGTGGCAGCTATACTGGAAAAACCCACTGGGATTGACtgactgctgctgctgttctCGTCGCTACCAAAAGCCCAAACGAAAAGCAATTAAGTTTAGAGGTTTACGCCGATGGTTtcagcagcggcggcggcgtagAGTTCTAAATTACccagcggcggcggcgtagCCGTTAGAAAGAaccggcggcggcggcgggtACGCCGCCGGTGAAATTGTCGGCGGCTGGCGGCGTAAGCATTTAataaactgattttttttccttttattaATAAGTGAGTCAAGCAAAATAACAAattaaactaaaactaaataagAGCCTTTTCTTGACTTGATAATTAATAAGTAAGTTAAGCGAAATAACAAATTAAACTGAAATTATTGACTTCATAATTAATAAGTAAGTAAAGCGAAATAACAacttaaactaaaattaaaacaaaataacagTCTCTTCTTGATTTGACAGTTTTGAGATTCATTGTCTTTTCTTGACTTGACAGTTTTGAGATTTATTGAAATtgattgaaattgaaattcatTGTCTTCATTattaaactattaaaaaaaattcttaagaaAAACTTTCCTTACATTTAATCGATAACTGAAAGCGATTATTgtcga is from Drosophila suzukii chromosome 3, CBGP_Dsuzu_IsoJpt1.0, whole genome shotgun sequence and encodes:
- the nwk gene encoding protein nervous wreck isoform X1, producing MQPPPRKGNYVKFLKNLHTEQVAKLQLKNQHECDLLEDIRQFTIKRSAVEKSYSESLLKISSQYLNKKIPNIPDIKMDGMEERWNMWSVWRTVLEENEKLARARLAAIEVFQQQIADEAKVLRDYKLAIAKRSLSGIVNVQKELHLSVGDVDKTKKSYFDEEHCAHDVRDKARDIEEKLKKKKGSFFQSITSLQKNSARVTSRKELLEEKSSGARNDYVLSLAAANAHQNRYFTVDLQTTMTTMENYVFERVAEYLMLMGRTELLTCSATQNSFGKIRDQAQQLTREYNLQCCYLFYPVLKQHIQYDFEACDNDPVRKVTAEHESAAETLTKEAKNLAGRVVKENASIRENAKKLALCQSLRDSGQRTDPNDPNGPDLDTKIEEFRDQIRRSETEKTKAEACLQCLRDGGINVDEWVQEAEIMGVQELTRSASSISMRTDASGQGENPSSDSFYDSDKEETQAQASAQTKAKPEQQLSRDRTFSDSDEEPEVRPSVAATSSAAAASSSVMASSAGGWDDPTEVNWGAGEEEEDKDEPIVPEPKEAIFKCTALYSYTAQNPDELSIVENEQLEVVGEGDGDGWLRARNYRGEEGYVPHNYLDIDQETAGGAFNGTSGNQLRSQISFSSVDYTVDNEDQTVDSMQSPDQVSVIMAPQKRVKSDVEWCIALYDYDATAEDELTFEEGDKIKIITKTAHGVDDGWWEGELDGKFGNFPSLVVEECDEMGEPLSEGGDESPPPTAAPSFALPPAPALPPEYAHELELELTEDMFGSQDTADEDSGYIPNGAAAPSIPPPGQNQSQTTAKKVLIQEPGMEDDLSDDGQPPPSLPPPQLTKAGGSAPGSGVKVEKGAAAGGANTLNLGMAQIIVTAATPMVEDGADKSFPPVGEGDAQPKEQASKEQPAEVAKKPDIAPKPLTKVAAPPATAAKEGNAGVRPVVSITLTEYPSCDAEDQQSFSEKDSDSASVADVPALQDAEDPFNEKTKGESAGESGFEANFEANFDANFDDAFAGSGGGSGGGGGGGGEQSSDLDINGEAAGESGSGTGSAAGEEDIEAPKQVVGGRASIPEELDSNQLAHDHEHDIYYIDYSHGQL
- the nwk gene encoding protein nervous wreck isoform X5, which gives rise to MQPPPRKGNYVKFLKNLHTEQVAKLQLKNQHECDLLEDIRQFTIKRSAVEKSYSESLLKISSQYLNKKIPNIPDIKMDGMEERWNMWSVWRTVLEENEKLARARLAAIEVFQQQIADEAKVLRDYKLAIAKRSLSGIVNVQKELHLSVGDVDKTKKSYFDEEHCAHDVRDKARDIEEKLKKKKGSFFQSITSLQKNSARVTSRKELLEEKSSGARNDYVLSLAAANAHQNRYFTVDLQTTMTTMENYVFERVAEYLMLMGRTELLTCSATQNSFGKIRDQAQQLTREYNLQCCYLFYPVLKQHIQYDFEACDNDPVRKVTAEHESAAETLTKEAKNLAGRVVKENASIRENAKKLALCQSLRDSGQRTDPNDPNGPDLDTKIEEFRDQIRRSETEKTKAEACLQCLRDGGINVDEWVQEAEIMGVQELTRSASSISMRTDASGQGENPSSDSFYDSDKEETQAQASAQTKAKPEQQLSRDRTFSDSDEEPEVRPSVAATSSAAAASSSVMASSAGGWDDPTEVNWGAGEEEEDKDEPIVPEPKEAIFKCTALYSYTAQNPDELSIVENEQLEVVGEGDGDGWLRARNYRGEEGYVPHNYLDIDQETAGGAFNDQTVDSMQSPDQVSVIMAPQKRVKSDVEWCIALYDYDATAEDELTFEEGDKIKIITKTAHGVDDGWWEGELDGKFGNFPSLVVEECDEMGEPLSEGGDESPPPTAAPSFALPPAPALPPEYAHELELELTEDMFGSQDTADEDSGYIPNGAAAPSIPPPGQNQSQTTAKKVLIQEPGMEDDLSDDGQPPPSLPPPQLTKAGGSAPGSGVKVEKGAAAGGANTLNLGMAQIIVTAATPMVEDGADKSFPPVGEGDAQPKEQASKEQPAEVAKKPDIAPKPLTKVAAPPATAAKEGNAGVRPVVSITLTEYPSCDAEDQQSFSEKDSDSASVADVPALQDAEDPFNEKTKGESAGESGFEANFEANFDANFDDAFAGSGGGSGGGGGGGGEQSSDLDINGEAAGESGSGTGSAAGEEDIEAPKQVVGGRASIPEELDSNQLAHDHEHDIYYIDYSHGQL
- the nwk gene encoding protein nervous wreck isoform X7 yields the protein MQPPPRKGNYVKFLKNLHTEQVAKLQLKNQHECDLLEDIRQFTIKRSAVEKSYSESLLKISSQYLNKKIPNIPDIKMDGMEERWNMWSVWRTVLEENEKLARARLAAIEVFQQQIADEAKVLRDYKLAIAKRSLSGIVNVQKELHLSVGDVDKTKKSYFDEEHCAHDVRDKARDIEEKLKKKKGSFFQSITSLQKNSARVTSRKELLEEKSSGARNDYVLSLAAANAHQNRYFTVDLQTTMTTMENYVFERVAEYLMLMGRTELLTCSATQNSFGKIRDQAQQLTREYNLQCCYLFYPVLKQHIQYDFEACDNDPVRKVTAEHESAAETLTKEAKNLAGRVVKENASIRENAKKLALCQSLRDSGQRTDPNDPNGPDLDTKIEEFRDQIRRSETEKTKAEACLQCLRDGGINVDEWVQEAEIMGVQELTRSASSISMRTDASGQGENPSSDSFYDSDKEETQAQASAQTKAKPEQQLSRDRTFSDSDEEPEVRPSVAATSSAAAASSSVMASSAGGWDDPTEVNWGAGEEEEDKDEPIVPEPKEAIFKCTALYSYTAQNPDELSIVENEQLEVVGEGDGDGWLRARNYRGEEGYVPHNYLDIDQETAGGAFNGTSGNQLRSQISFSSVDYTVDNEDQTVDSMQSPDQVSVIMAPQKRVKSDVEWCIALYDYDATAEDELTFEEGDKIKIITKTAHGVDDGWWEGELDGKFGNFPSLVVEECDEMGEPLSEGGDESPPPTAAPSFALPPAPALPPEYAHELELELTEDMFGSQDTADEDSGYIPNGAAAPSIPPPGQNQSQTTAKKVLIQEPGMEDDLSDDGQPPPSLPPPQLTKAGGSAPGSGVKVEKGAAAGGANTLNLGEGDAQPKEQASKEQPAEVAKKPDIAPKPLTKVAAPPATAAKEGNAGVRPVVSITLTEYPSCDAEDQQSFSEKDSDSASVADVPALQDAEDPFNEKTKGESAGESGFEANFEANFDANFDDAFAGSGGGSGGGGGGGGEQSSDLDINGEAAGESGSGTGSAAGEEDIEAPKQVVGGRASIPEELDSNQLAHDHEHDIYYIDYSHGQL